The following are from one region of the Flexibacter flexilis DSM 6793 genome:
- a CDS encoding ATP-binding protein: MKLKVRLSILFAVVFAGITLLLNAYVYISYADFRREEFFQRLRIKAVNTLHLLEDLQEIDPEKLRAIGQNTLNPLYEEKIYIFDNQHQLVYSSIDSNHAVSYSERLLHQIEEKQYIEYIDAENQHEQIGIKTKYKGHDYVILASAYDNVGRRKLQNLIYSLLIASFVGIVIGAVTGYIFMQRAFKPIEVLSYNIKSITERNLQQLVPVNPSQNDEITELAYSFNQMLQRLDAAFDSRKAFVRHASHELRTPIARMMSDAEQALNKNLTEQEYKAVLQVLVKDLDQISELINSLLLLSRTAKLERVDGLKPERIDDILFETIDKAIGVRPNLKVSVEFLPQDLENSDLFALSCDKSLISTVFMNMLENAAKYAPDQKVNVYLDEDDEMIYAYFVNGGKTLSPEEQGYLFTPFFRAANSASQVGHGLGLSICNRIARYYGGYVQYSISAEKENQFLVTFSKKIEGKNYYTEI, encoded by the coding sequence ATGAAATTAAAAGTACGACTTTCGATACTTTTTGCCGTTGTTTTTGCGGGGATTACCTTGCTACTCAACGCCTATGTTTATATTTCGTATGCAGATTTCAGGCGCGAAGAGTTTTTCCAGCGGCTCAGAATTAAGGCTGTAAACACGCTGCACTTATTGGAAGATTTGCAGGAAATAGACCCCGAAAAACTACGCGCCATCGGGCAAAATACACTTAATCCGCTGTACGAAGAGAAAATATATATCTTTGATAATCAACACCAATTAGTATATAGCAGTATAGATTCTAATCATGCCGTTAGCTATTCGGAACGTTTACTTCATCAGATAGAAGAAAAGCAATACATCGAGTACATAGATGCCGAAAATCAACACGAACAAATAGGAATTAAGACCAAATACAAAGGGCACGATTACGTTATTTTGGCTTCTGCTTATGACAATGTGGGGCGGCGCAAACTTCAAAATCTGATTTACTCGCTCCTCATCGCCTCGTTTGTGGGCATCGTGATTGGCGCGGTGACGGGTTATATATTTATGCAACGCGCCTTTAAGCCGATTGAGGTTTTGAGCTATAACATCAAATCCATTACCGAACGAAATTTGCAACAGCTTGTTCCCGTAAATCCGAGCCAAAACGACGAAATTACGGAACTGGCTTATAGTTTTAATCAAATGTTGCAACGCCTTGATGCCGCTTTCGACTCGCGAAAAGCCTTTGTGCGGCACGCCTCACACGAGTTGCGCACGCCCATTGCGCGTATGATGAGCGATGCAGAACAGGCCTTAAACAAAAATTTGACGGAACAAGAATACAAAGCTGTTTTACAGGTACTTGTCAAAGACCTTGACCAAATATCAGAGCTTATCAACTCACTTTTGTTGCTTTCGCGCACGGCCAAACTGGAGCGTGTAGATGGCCTCAAACCCGAACGAATCGACGATATTTTGTTTGAAACCATAGACAAGGCCATCGGCGTGCGGCCAAACCTGAAGGTTTCGGTGGAGTTTTTGCCACAAGACTTGGAAAATAGCGACCTTTTTGCGCTTTCGTGCGATAAGTCGCTGATTTCTACTGTTTTTATGAATATGTTGGAAAATGCCGCCAAATATGCACCTGACCAAAAAGTAAACGTTTATCTGGACGAAGACGACGAAATGATTTACGCCTACTTTGTCAATGGCGGTAAAACATTAAGCCCCGAAGAACAAGGCTATTTGTTTACGCCGTTTTTTAGGGCAGCCAATAGCGCAAGCCAAGTAGGACACGGTTTGGGGCTTTCGATTTGCAATCGCATTGCCCGTTATTACGGAGGCTATGTACAATACAGCATTTCCGCCGAAAAAGAAAACCAGTTTTTAGTTACTTTTTCTAAGAAAATAGAAGGCAAAAACTATTATACGGAAATATAA
- a CDS encoding DoxX family protein, translating into MNTTLWIIQAVLAAVFFMSGTVVYLMRDKLKSKMTWLTAYSSSMVLVICLSKIAGAIGLILPLYLGIATILTPLAAVGLAIVMALAFAYHLQHKEYKDVPATVLFFALSLFVAYGRF; encoded by the coding sequence ATGAACACTACACTTTGGATTATTCAGGCAGTTTTGGCCGCTGTATTTTTTATGTCTGGTACGGTTGTGTATTTGATGCGCGACAAATTAAAAAGCAAAATGACTTGGCTTACAGCATATTCGTCAAGCATGGTTTTGGTGATTTGTTTATCAAAAATAGCAGGTGCAATTGGTCTTATTTTGCCACTATATCTGGGCATTGCAACCATACTTACGCCGCTTGCCGCTGTGGGACTTGCTATTGTCATGGCCTTGGCTTTTGCGTATCACTTACAGCATAAAGAGTACAAAGATGTACCAGCTACTGTTTTGTTTTTTGCCTTGTCTTTGTTTGTGGCTTATGGCCGTTTCTAA
- a CDS encoding class I SAM-dependent methyltransferase, with product MLLISILLSMQSVFMKAQDSGWYPEFLEPVVEQVAQAAPAQQHLQVLDIGTGPGKLPEMLIRKDTSLHITGIDIDTGMIDAARQRLQHKNVRFEYEKINAPLDFADQQYDVVTFCSVLFLVDDSVKNLLMNEALRVLKPNGKIIVLTPSGERSFLSAFAEVWRFPFTAYNWTFLIWRAFTSHRGSGWQKTKWLENYAKQKKLNYQTSLVFNQNSSLEIITKSSN from the coding sequence ATGTTGTTAATATCAATTTTGTTGTCTATGCAGTCGGTTTTCATGAAAGCCCAAGACAGTGGCTGGTATCCCGAATTTTTAGAACCAGTGGTTGAGCAAGTCGCACAGGCCGCTCCCGCCCAACAACATTTGCAAGTGTTAGACATCGGCACGGGGCCGGGCAAATTGCCCGAAATGCTTATCCGAAAAGACACGAGTTTGCACATTACGGGCATCGACATAGATACGGGCATGATAGATGCCGCACGCCAAAGATTGCAACACAAAAACGTGCGATTTGAATACGAAAAAATAAATGCGCCGCTGGATTTTGCAGACCAACAATACGATGTAGTAACGTTTTGTTCGGTGCTTTTTTTGGTAGATGATTCGGTCAAAAATTTACTTATGAACGAGGCTTTACGAGTGTTAAAACCCAACGGAAAAATAATTGTACTGACACCTTCTGGCGAACGTTCTTTTTTGTCGGCATTTGCAGAAGTTTGGCGATTTCCGTTTACGGCCTATAACTGGACATTTTTGATTTGGCGTGCTTTTACGTCGCACCGTGGAAGTGGTTGGCAAAAAACTAAATGGCTCGAAAATTATGCCAAACAAAAAAAATTAAACTACCAAACATCTCTTGTATTTAATCAAAATTCATCTTTAGAAATTATTACTAAATCATCAAATTAA
- a CDS encoding helix-turn-helix transcriptional regulator, translated as MSVLRPDNRPEEIVAAYLRELEIHLEAVRKGEAEYMFEIRDFAELLHIHPRHLSNTIREVLHCSPCDIFEKRLMEIAKDMIANSDDSIASIARHLTFDPSNFNKFFKRFEGVTPNQYRVWVKNSEAITTLV; from the coding sequence ATGTCTGTACTACGCCCCGATAATCGCCCCGAAGAAATTGTAGCCGCTTATTTGCGGGAATTAGAAATTCATTTGGAGGCCGTCCGTAAGGGCGAAGCCGAATATATGTTTGAAATTCGGGATTTTGCGGAACTGCTGCACATTCACCCGCGCCATTTGAGCAATACCATACGCGAAGTGTTGCATTGCTCGCCTTGCGATATTTTTGAAAAACGGCTCATGGAAATTGCCAAAGACATGATAGCCAATTCGGACGACTCTATTGCCAGCATTGCCCGACACCTGACTTTCGACCCTTCCAATTTCAATAAATTTTTCAAACGCTTTGAGGGCGTTACGCCGAATCAATATCGTGTTTGGGTGAAAAATTCTGAAGCTATCACCACGTTAGTATAA
- a CDS encoding head GIN domain-containing protein produces the protein MVFSLPPLFLASVNLCASLVSGDPVTQNRQVPNFTKLEVEGAYHVELTQGNSVALQVVGEQEDHDDLITEVVNGTLKIHRREKKGWSWGKTENKNVKIYLTVASLSNIEIGGASKLVGKSTFKVNSLHLDLSGASSVEMTLDVTKLDVDESGASSASLTGRASHQDVDLSGASSYKGFELSSEHADIDASGASSARLTVKQELVAEASGASSIKYKGSPNVRNIESSGASSVKRVDD, from the coding sequence ATGGTATTCTCCCTACCTCCGCTTTTTTTAGCTTCTGTAAATTTGTGTGCGTCGCTTGTTTCGGGCGACCCAGTTACACAAAATCGCCAAGTGCCGAACTTCACGAAGTTGGAAGTAGAAGGCGCATATCATGTGGAACTCACGCAGGGCAATAGCGTTGCTTTGCAAGTGGTAGGCGAGCAAGAAGACCACGACGATTTGATTACGGAAGTTGTAAACGGCACACTCAAAATTCATCGCCGCGAAAAGAAAGGCTGGTCTTGGGGCAAAACCGAAAATAAAAACGTAAAAATTTACTTAACAGTCGCTTCGCTTTCCAATATAGAAATTGGCGGAGCTTCTAAATTGGTAGGCAAAAGCACGTTCAAAGTCAATTCCTTGCATTTGGATTTGTCGGGTGCATCCAGTGTAGAAATGACCTTAGATGTAACTAAATTGGACGTGGACGAAAGCGGCGCAAGTTCTGCCTCGCTTACGGGAAGAGCAAGCCATCAGGACGTAGATTTGTCGGGTGCGTCCAGCTACAAAGGCTTTGAACTATCTTCTGAACACGCTGATATAGATGCCTCTGGCGCGAGTTCTGCCCGTTTGACCGTAAAACAAGAATTAGTGGCCGAAGCCTCTGGCGCATCGAGCATCAAATACAAAGGTTCGCCGAATGTGCGCAACATCGAATCTTCTGGCGCATCAAGCGTGAAGCGCGTAGATGATTAA
- a CDS encoding SDR family NAD(P)-dependent oxidoreductase, protein MATKIALVTGGSRGLGKNMALALAAKGLDVILTYHSKKEEAQAVVAQIEALGQKAAALQLDVSVSASFDAFFAEISALLSSKFGADKFDFLVNNAGIGVYNSFAETTEQQFDTLVNVHLKSTFFISQKALNLLNDGGGIVNISSGLARFALPNYSAYGTMKGAIETLTRYMAKELGSREIRVNVVAPGAIETDFGGGSVRDNAQVNAFIASVTALGRAGVPDDIGGVVAFLCTEEARWLTGQRLEVSGGMFL, encoded by the coding sequence ATGGCAACAAAAATCGCATTAGTAACAGGCGGCAGCCGCGGACTTGGCAAAAATATGGCGTTGGCTTTGGCCGCTAAAGGTCTGGACGTAATCCTGACTTATCACAGCAAAAAAGAAGAGGCGCAAGCGGTAGTAGCTCAAATCGAGGCTTTAGGCCAAAAAGCTGCCGCGTTGCAGTTGGACGTGTCGGTTTCGGCTTCTTTCGATGCTTTTTTCGCGGAAATTTCGGCTTTGCTTTCCAGCAAATTTGGTGCAGACAAATTTGACTTTTTGGTAAATAATGCAGGCATTGGCGTTTATAACTCATTTGCAGAAACCACTGAACAACAATTTGATACGTTGGTAAACGTGCACCTGAAATCTACTTTTTTCATTTCTCAAAAAGCCCTAAACTTGCTCAACGACGGCGGCGGAATCGTGAATATTTCGTCGGGTCTGGCGCGTTTTGCTTTGCCCAATTATTCGGCTTATGGCACGATGAAAGGCGCAATTGAAACGCTCACGCGCTACATGGCCAAAGAGTTGGGCAGCAGAGAAATACGCGTAAATGTGGTTGCTCCTGGTGCCATCGAAACGGACTTTGGAGGCGGCAGCGTGCGCGACAACGCCCAAGTAAATGCCTTTATCGCTTCGGTTACGGCCTTGGGACGCGCAGGCGTGCCTGATGACATCGGCGGCGTGGTGGCGTTTTTGTGCACGGAAGAAGCTCGCTGGCTTACAGGCCAACGCCTTGAAGTTTCGGGCGGAATGTTTTTATAA
- a CDS encoding response regulator transcription factor: MEIANHLQVLLAEDDPKLLAALTQELRGHGFVVHAASDGLQASELIAHQTFDLAILDVGLPQKSGFELCVQLRQSSSVVPIMMLTALGAIEDKLEAFKMGADDYMVKPFHTRELMARVEVLLKRSNRNLQAHDVLKIADLTLDLDAKTVTRAGKNIDLTAKEFSLLVALMQAGGRVLSKQQLSEKVWGLNFDTGTNTVEVYISFLRGKIDKNFPTKLVHTKAGFGYYLAEKE, translated from the coding sequence ATGGAAATAGCCAATCATTTACAAGTGTTATTGGCCGAAGATGACCCGAAGTTATTGGCCGCACTCACGCAAGAGTTACGCGGACACGGATTTGTGGTACACGCAGCATCAGACGGATTACAGGCATCAGAACTTATTGCGCATCAGACTTTTGACTTGGCTATACTGGACGTAGGTTTGCCGCAAAAATCTGGTTTTGAACTTTGTGTGCAGTTGCGCCAAAGTAGTAGCGTTGTGCCAATTATGATGCTCACAGCGTTGGGAGCGATAGAAGACAAACTGGAAGCCTTCAAGATGGGCGCGGATGATTATATGGTAAAACCGTTTCATACGCGCGAGCTAATGGCACGGGTGGAAGTGCTGCTCAAGCGTTCAAACCGCAATTTGCAGGCGCACGACGTGCTCAAAATCGCAGATTTAACCCTCGACCTAGATGCGAAAACCGTAACCCGCGCAGGCAAAAACATAGACCTGACGGCCAAAGAATTTTCATTGTTGGTGGCCTTGATGCAGGCGGGTGGCCGCGTGTTGAGCAAACAGCAACTTTCCGAAAAAGTATGGGGCTTGAATTTCGACACAGGCACGAATACGGTAGAGGTGTATATCAGTTTTTTGCGTGGAAAAATTGATAAAAATTTCCCGACCAAACTCGTACACACAAAAGCAGGATTCGGGTATTATTTGGCAGAAAAAGAATGA
- a CDS encoding RrF2 family transcriptional regulator, giving the protein MAYTLSYSKAILVLIFISDKIRRGETDYISTKIMSELLNIPRPTLSVILSNLMRAGILQTKEGANGGVRMAKTEENITLLDILTAIESEKPLFQTDIELNVSGNRPDNAKRVVGEKLKAAEATLKEELRRTTLRDILNSM; this is encoded by the coding sequence ATGGCGTACACACTTTCTTATTCAAAAGCTATTTTGGTGCTAATTTTCATTTCGGATAAAATCCGACGCGGCGAAACGGACTACATTTCTACCAAGATAATGAGCGAGTTACTCAATATTCCGCGCCCGACGCTGTCGGTGATTTTGAGCAACCTCATGCGGGCGGGAATCCTGCAAACCAAAGAAGGCGCGAACGGCGGTGTGCGAATGGCCAAGACTGAGGAAAACATTACGTTGCTGGACATCCTGACGGCCATCGAAAGCGAAAAGCCGCTTTTCCAAACCGACATCGAGCTGAACGTATCGGGCAACCGCCCCGACAATGCCAAGAGAGTTGTCGGCGAAAAGCTCAAAGCCGCCGAAGCCACACTCAAAGAGGAGTTGAGGCGCACCACGCTAAGAGATATTTTAAATTCTATGTGA
- a CDS encoding YceI family protein produces the protein MKKIVYFGLILTATVLSSTAAMAQGKFFSKNATISFDAEGKLDDVEEIKAKTTSATCVYDAASGAFEWAVPVKSFVFANSLMQEHFNENYMETSKFPKAIFKGKVQNYSTIDLSKDGTYPAQVVGKMLMHGVSKDVTINGSFTVTKGQITGMSAFEVALKDYNIQIPSVVFMKVAEVVKISVNTPLQPLK, from the coding sequence ATGAAAAAGATAGTTTATTTTGGCCTTATCCTTACTGCCACTGTGTTGAGCAGCACCGCTGCGATGGCACAAGGCAAATTTTTTTCCAAAAACGCCACCATCTCTTTTGATGCGGAAGGCAAACTCGATGACGTAGAAGAAATTAAAGCCAAAACCACGTCGGCTACTTGCGTTTATGACGCGGCCTCTGGCGCGTTTGAATGGGCAGTGCCTGTCAAATCGTTTGTGTTTGCCAATAGCCTCATGCAAGAGCATTTCAACGAAAACTACATGGAAACCAGCAAGTTTCCTAAAGCAATATTCAAAGGAAAAGTTCAAAATTATTCAACCATAGATTTGAGCAAAGACGGCACGTATCCCGCGCAAGTGGTAGGCAAAATGCTGATGCACGGTGTGAGTAAAGACGTAACTATCAATGGTAGTTTCACAGTAACCAAAGGCCAAATCACAGGCATGTCTGCCTTTGAGGTTGCCCTCAAAGATTATAACATTCAAATTCCTTCGGTTGTATTTATGAAAGTGGCCGAAGTTGTGAAAATCAGTGTCAATACGCCGCTTCAACCCCTGAAATAA
- a CDS encoding c-type cytochrome, with product MSLANRLLVGVLAFGAAITYNSCKSEYLEDINPVCFQQDVQPIFVSKCTQSGCHNSQDREHGYDLTTYESIVSQGISAGNFRKSELYKILVQPVAQMPPNSHGGRLSDDQITKIALWIEQGAKNTTCEATTCNTTNITYSLSVKPIMDNYCIGCHGDGDISGNVDLSNYNGVKAAINQKLISSINHDGTASAMPENGAKLSNCNISIIQAWIDAGAPNN from the coding sequence ATGTCTTTAGCAAACAGATTATTGGTAGGGGTACTGGCTTTCGGGGCGGCTATCACTTACAACAGTTGTAAGTCCGAGTATTTGGAGGACATCAATCCCGTATGTTTTCAGCAAGATGTGCAACCTATTTTTGTATCGAAATGTACGCAGAGCGGCTGCCACAACAGCCAAGACAGAGAACACGGCTACGACCTGACGACTTACGAAAGTATTGTAAGTCAAGGTATTTCGGCTGGAAATTTCCGCAAAAGTGAGTTGTACAAAATACTAGTGCAACCCGTTGCCCAGATGCCACCCAACTCGCATGGAGGTCGCTTGTCTGACGACCAAATCACCAAAATTGCATTATGGATTGAGCAAGGAGCCAAAAACACTACTTGCGAAGCCACCACTTGCAACACCACCAACATTACTTACAGCCTCAGCGTAAAACCCATCATGGACAACTATTGTATTGGTTGCCATGGCGATGGCGACATTTCGGGTAACGTGGATTTGAGCAATTATAATGGAGTAAAAGCAGCTATCAATCAAAAATTGATCAGTAGCATTAACCACGACGGCACGGCTTCGGCTATGCCCGAAAACGGAGCGAAACTCTCCAATTGTAATATTTCCATTATTCAGGCATGGATTGACGCTGGTGCGCCAAACAATTAA
- a CDS encoding TonB-dependent receptor has translation MKQLFRTNSLLTFLMALLWTATAQAQNTQTVRGKLTDAASKAPIIGASVVVVDSNPLKGAASDIDGYFKITEVPVGRVTLKITSVGYEDALLKDIVVNSGKEVVLDLALTESFRNLDEVVVTYDRAKDDRVSNNEMATVSTRAFNPSETTKYAGSFGDPSRMAANFAGVSGANDARNDIVVRGNSPASLLWRIDGVNIPNPNHFGSLGTTGGPVSMINANLLAKSDFMTGAFPAEYANALGSVFDLRLRNGNDEKHEFLGQVAFNGFELGAEGPFSKKSKASFLVNYRYSVFALMNSIGFKIAGTPYYQDFTAKINVPVGKRGNFSTWFIGGKSHITFLGKDVAADADAYGSENLNSRPKFNSYMGAATYEHRLSDKTVGKFTLSTSRSYQDYSSDTVVYNGTGNDKQVVYESLNQKALFKNEKYSANLSLSHKFNSRHRISGGVITDLMLFDFTNTMYPTVAKPYESQILNVNGNTTLTQAYGQWKYRATEKLTFNSGLTYLYHALSSKSALEPRVGASYLLNSVSTLNFAYGLHSNLQPAWMYFIQTRQADGSYLQTNKNLGFTKSHHFVAGYERNLTENLRLKLETYYQYVFDAPIENDTATYFSGLTQGADFAPTVIGNLVNKGKGQNYGVELTLEKLLSNNYFFLLTTSLFNSTYKGSDNVERSTPFNSKYVINVLAGKDFLLGSKKNVFTISWKLTTAGGRYIRPVNKAASDLAGTTVYDDANAYSKQQAAYFRTDLKFSYKINSKHFTQEFALDLQNVTNHQNIYQQAYNPRTKRVGTAYQQGFLPIPFYRITF, from the coding sequence ATGAAACAACTTTTTCGTACAAACAGCCTTCTAACGTTTTTAATGGCGTTGCTCTGGACGGCAACAGCCCAAGCCCAAAACACCCAAACCGTGCGCGGCAAACTTACCGATGCCGCTTCCAAAGCTCCCATTATTGGCGCGTCGGTGGTCGTGGTGGATTCCAATCCGCTCAAAGGTGCGGCCTCAGACATCGACGGTTATTTCAAAATAACGGAAGTGCCCGTAGGCCGTGTTACGCTCAAAATTACGTCGGTGGGTTACGAAGATGCTTTACTCAAAGACATTGTGGTCAATTCGGGGAAAGAAGTCGTGCTTGATCTTGCGCTGACTGAAAGTTTCCGCAACCTTGATGAAGTGGTCGTTACTTACGACCGCGCCAAAGACGACCGCGTGTCCAACAACGAAATGGCAACCGTGAGTACACGCGCTTTCAATCCGTCCGAAACCACAAAATATGCGGGTAGTTTTGGCGACCCTTCGCGTATGGCGGCCAACTTCGCAGGCGTAAGCGGTGCGAATGATGCCCGCAACGACATTGTGGTTCGTGGCAACTCGCCAGCCTCTTTGTTGTGGCGCATTGATGGCGTAAATATCCCGAATCCGAACCATTTTGGCTCGTTGGGCACAACAGGCGGCCCTGTTTCGATGATTAATGCCAACCTTTTGGCTAAATCGGATTTTATGACGGGTGCATTTCCTGCCGAATATGCCAACGCTTTAGGTTCTGTATTCGATTTGCGCTTGCGCAATGGCAACGACGAAAAACATGAGTTTTTGGGGCAAGTGGCTTTCAATGGTTTTGAGTTGGGTGCAGAAGGTCCTTTCAGCAAAAAATCTAAAGCATCATTCTTGGTCAATTATCGTTATTCGGTGTTTGCACTGATGAACTCCATTGGTTTTAAAATCGCGGGTACGCCTTATTATCAGGATTTTACAGCCAAAATAAATGTACCTGTCGGCAAACGTGGTAACTTCTCTACTTGGTTTATTGGTGGCAAAAGTCATATCACATTTTTGGGTAAAGACGTAGCCGCCGATGCCGACGCTTACGGTAGCGAAAACCTCAATTCTCGCCCAAAATTCAATAGCTACATGGGTGCAGCCACTTACGAACATCGTTTGTCAGATAAAACCGTAGGCAAATTTACGCTTTCTACTTCGCGCAGCTACCAAGACTACAGCAGCGATACGGTAGTTTACAATGGCACAGGCAACGACAAACAAGTTGTTTATGAGTCTCTTAATCAAAAAGCCTTATTCAAAAACGAAAAATATTCGGCCAACTTGAGCCTAAGCCACAAATTCAACTCCAGACACCGCATTTCGGGCGGCGTGATTACGGATTTGATGCTTTTTGATTTCACTAACACCATGTACCCAACCGTTGCCAAGCCTTACGAAAGCCAAATTCTAAACGTAAACGGTAATACTACACTTACACAAGCCTACGGCCAATGGAAATACCGCGCCACCGAAAAACTAACATTTAATTCTGGCCTCACGTATTTGTATCACGCCCTTAGCAGCAAATCGGCTTTAGAACCACGTGTAGGTGCCAGTTATTTGCTCAATAGCGTAAGCACCCTGAATTTTGCTTATGGCTTGCACAGCAATTTGCAACCTGCTTGGATGTATTTTATCCAAACCAGACAAGCCGACGGCTCGTATTTGCAAACCAACAAAAACTTAGGTTTTACAAAAAGTCATCACTTCGTGGCGGGTTATGAGCGCAATCTTACCGAAAATCTTCGCCTCAAATTAGAAACCTATTACCAATATGTATTTGATGCACCGATAGAAAACGATACCGCTACTTATTTTTCTGGCCTGACGCAAGGCGCAGATTTCGCCCCGACGGTTATCGGTAATTTAGTGAACAAAGGCAAAGGCCAAAACTACGGCGTGGAGCTTACGTTAGAGAAATTGTTGTCTAATAACTATTTCTTTTTGCTTACCACTTCGCTGTTCAACTCCACGTACAAAGGCAGCGACAACGTAGAGCGTAGCACGCCATTCAATAGCAAATACGTGATTAATGTGTTGGCTGGCAAAGATTTCTTGCTTGGATCAAAGAAAAATGTCTTTACGATTAGCTGGAAACTAACGACGGCTGGCGGTCGCTACATTCGCCCCGTAAACAAAGCCGCTTCCGACCTCGCAGGCACAACCGTTTACGACGATGCCAACGCGTACAGCAAACAACAAGCCGCCTATTTCCGTACCGACCTAAAGTTTAGTTACAAAATCAATAGCAAGCATTTCACGCAAGAGTTTGCGTTGGATTTGCAAAACGTAACCAACCACCAAAACATATACCAACAAGCCTACAATCCACGCACCAAACGCGTCGGAACGGCTTATCAGCAAGGGTTTTTACCTATTCCTTTTTATCGCATTACATTCTAA
- a CDS encoding DUF5777 family beta-barrel protein, translated as MMKKIFLFAFLLLGTKTFAQTDTTSGGSLLDLLGEEEKPEKVTNAFKSPRVINTHSMEMLPAGTLDFRILHRFGLINGGYKELFGLDNATMRIGFDYGVTKNLMVGVGRSTLKKELDGYAKYRILWQEKGGKSPMPISVIWVSGMTYNTLDNPISQPDVKATFARRSAYYHQLVIGRKFNDHFSLQVAPTLVHTNLVENEVTPNNLWAMEIGGRYKFSQRVAFVWDYSLAFNRFPGIMGYNPLSLGFDIETGGHIFQLHFSNSNGLNERAFIADKSNKWGKGQIRFGFNLSRVFQVKKNKI; from the coding sequence ATGATGAAAAAGATATTTTTGTTTGCCTTTTTATTGCTGGGTACAAAGACTTTTGCCCAAACAGACACGACCAGCGGCGGCAGCCTTCTGGATTTGCTTGGCGAGGAGGAAAAACCCGAAAAAGTAACCAATGCTTTCAAGTCACCGCGTGTCATTAACACGCATAGCATGGAAATGCTACCCGCAGGAACGCTTGATTTCAGGATTTTGCACCGTTTTGGGCTAATCAATGGCGGTTATAAAGAATTGTTTGGGTTGGATAATGCCACCATGCGCATTGGTTTCGACTATGGCGTAACCAAAAACCTGATGGTCGGCGTAGGCCGCAGCACGCTCAAAAAAGAGCTGGATGGCTATGCCAAATACCGCATTTTGTGGCAAGAAAAAGGCGGAAAAAGCCCAATGCCTATATCTGTAATTTGGGTTAGTGGCATGACTTACAACACGTTAGACAACCCCATTAGCCAACCCGACGTAAAAGCTACGTTTGCGCGTCGTTCGGCCTACTATCATCAGTTGGTTATTGGCCGCAAATTCAACGACCATTTTAGCTTGCAAGTTGCCCCGACGCTAGTACACACCAATTTGGTAGAAAATGAAGTAACACCCAACAATTTGTGGGCAATGGAAATCGGCGGACGCTATAAGTTTTCGCAACGTGTGGCTTTCGTGTGGGATTATTCGCTGGCGTTCAACCGCTTTCCTGGCATCATGGGCTACAATCCACTGTCTTTGGGCTTCGACATCGAGACAGGCGGCCACATTTTTCAGTTACATTTCTCTAACTCCAACGGCCTGAACGAACGCGCTTTCATTGCAGACAAGAGCAACAAATGGGGCAAAGGCCAAATACGTTTTGGCTTCAACCTTTCGAGAGTATTTCAGGTAAAGAAAAACAAAATTTAG